The genomic region ATCTGCCCGATCTGCGGATACACCGCGGAGGGCGAGGCCCCCGCCCGGTGCCCGGTTTGTCAGGCCCCGCGGGAGAAGTTCCGCGCGTTCTGACGGGAAAGGAGGAACGATGGGAAAGAAGGCGCAGGAGATCGTTGGGATGAAGGTGGAGGAGCTGGTGGAGCAGCTCAACCGGGCCTATGCCGATGAGTGGCTCGCCTTCTACCAGTACTGGGTAGCGGCACAGATCGCCTCCGGCCGGGGATCCCAGCCCGTGGTGGAGGAGCTAACGCGGATCGCCGACGAGGAACTCGAACACGCCGAGGAGCTCGCCCAGCGGATCGTCCAGCTGGGGGGGAAACCCCTTCCCCATCCTAAGTTGTGGCTGGAGAAAACGAACTGCGGCTACAGTGAGCCGCCGGACTCCCGGGACCTGGAGAAGCTGCTCCGCACAAGCATCGACGCCGAGCGCTGTGCGGCCTCCGTCTACCAGAAGCTCGCCACGCTCACCCACAGTAAGGATCACATCACGTACCAGCTGGTCTGCCACATTCTGGCCGAGGAGCTCAACCACGAGGATGCTTTTGAGAACCTGCTCTAAGGAGGAGACCATGGAAGAACGGCGTATCCCATTGATCGGTGACCCCGCCCCCGCGTTCGTCGCCCAGACGACCCGGGGGAAGATCGACTTCCCCAAGGACTACCAGGGAAAGTGGGTGATCCTATTCTCGCACCCGGGGGACTTCACCCCTGTCTGCACCACGGAGTTCGTGGCCTTCGCCAAGCGGTACCCGGAGTTCCAGAAGCTAGGGGCGGAGCTCATCGGGCTTTCGGTGGACCACGTCTACTCCCACATCAAGTGGACGGAGTGGATCGAGGAGAAGCTCCGGGTGAAGATCCCGTTCCCGATCATCGCCGACACGACGGGGAGGATCGCGGGGCTCTACGGGATGATCCACCCCGGGGCCTCGGAGTCGGCCGCGGTGCGGGCGGTGTTCCTCATCTGCCCCCAGGGGATCGTGCGCGCGATCGTGTACTACCCAGCGAATATCGGGCGGAACATGGACGAGATCGTCCGGCTCCTCAAGGCATTCCAGACCGCGGTGAAGGAGAAGGTGGCCCTCCCCGCCGATTGGCCGAAGAACGGGCTCATCGGTGACCACGGGATCCTCCCCGCCCCCGATACCGAGGATGGGGCCAAGAAGCGATTGGCGGAAGCCCAGGCTGGAGCCTACGAGTGCTACGACTGGTGGTTCTGTCACCGCAAGCTCAAGGAGGCCGCGTGATGGAACGTCATCTGACCCAATCTCGACCGACGGAAAGCTGAAGGGTAGAGGAGGAAACAATGGGAATCGCAGCGAAGATCCAAACCGCTGATTGGCAGAAGGAAAAGCACGTCCCAGCGCTCGAGTGCCCGGACCGGGTGAAGGCGGACACGTGGACCCAGGTGAAGGTCTCCCTCGGCAAGGCGACCGCCCATCCCAATACGACCGAGCACCATATCCGCTGGATCGG from Candidatus Bipolaricaulis anaerobius harbors:
- a CDS encoding ferritin-like domain-containing protein; protein product: MGKKAQEIVGMKVEELVEQLNRAYADEWLAFYQYWVAAQIASGRGSQPVVEELTRIADEELEHAEELAQRIVQLGGKPLPHPKLWLEKTNCGYSEPPDSRDLEKLLRTSIDAERCAASVYQKLATLTHSKDHITYQLVCHILAEELNHEDAFENLL
- a CDS encoding peroxiredoxin — protein: MEERRIPLIGDPAPAFVAQTTRGKIDFPKDYQGKWVILFSHPGDFTPVCTTEFVAFAKRYPEFQKLGAELIGLSVDHVYSHIKWTEWIEEKLRVKIPFPIIADTTGRIAGLYGMIHPGASESAAVRAVFLICPQGIVRAIVYYPANIGRNMDEIVRLLKAFQTAVKEKVALPADWPKNGLIGDHGILPAPDTEDGAKKRLAEAQAGAYECYDWWFCHRKLKEAA